One stretch of Jiangella gansuensis DSM 44835 DNA includes these proteins:
- a CDS encoding DUF2461 domain-containing protein, whose product MTFAGIPVEALDFYEDLENDNTKSFWTAHKDTYERCVRDPMRALADELTTEFGDIRFFRPYRDVRFARDKTPYKTQQGVSIGGHYVHVSAAGLFVATGYYQMAADQVGRYRVAVDDERRGAALETVVAGVRSRGYVVGGDALKTRPRGYDAGHPRIELLRQKALVAWQDVGAPEWLHTSSAAQRVAAAWRDMAPLKAWLDDHVGPSDQPRR is encoded by the coding sequence GTGACGTTCGCCGGCATCCCGGTCGAGGCGCTGGACTTCTACGAGGACCTCGAGAACGACAACACCAAGTCGTTCTGGACCGCGCACAAGGACACCTACGAGCGCTGCGTCCGCGACCCCATGCGGGCTCTGGCCGACGAGCTGACCACCGAGTTCGGCGACATCCGGTTCTTCCGGCCGTACCGCGACGTGCGGTTCGCCCGCGACAAGACGCCGTACAAGACCCAGCAGGGCGTCTCCATCGGCGGCCACTACGTGCACGTCAGCGCCGCCGGGCTGTTCGTCGCCACCGGCTACTACCAGATGGCCGCGGACCAGGTGGGCCGCTACCGGGTGGCCGTCGATGACGAGCGCCGCGGCGCTGCGCTGGAGACCGTCGTGGCGGGCGTGCGCTCCCGCGGTTACGTCGTGGGTGGCGACGCGCTGAAGACCCGCCCGCGCGGCTATGACGCCGGCCATCCGCGCATCGAGTTGCTGCGGCAGAAGGCGCTGGTCGCCTGGCAGGACGTCGGTGCGCCGGAGTGGCTGCACACGTCTTCTGCGGCCCAGCGGGTGGCGGCGGCCTGGCGGGACATGGCGCCGCTCAAGGCGTGGCTGGACGACCACGTCGGCCCGTCGGACCAGCCGCGTCGCTGA
- a CDS encoding GNAT family N-acetyltransferase, translated as MSEQPVADRSVRLAWAADTEAVGEVQARAWRRSYAGLLPAALLDDVDAAAFGAAWREAVVRPPTARHRVLVALETGRVVGFAATAPSEDPDAQPADGEVVAFHIDPEALGEGHGSRLLSAVADTLRADGFTRARIWLVVGDDALRGFLEPAGWAPDTAHRTLDLTGDGSATLRQVRLHTDITAEPSGAEAS; from the coding sequence GTGTCCGAGCAGCCCGTCGCCGATCGCAGTGTCCGCCTCGCCTGGGCCGCCGACACCGAGGCGGTCGGTGAGGTCCAAGCCCGCGCCTGGCGCCGCTCCTACGCCGGGTTGCTGCCCGCCGCACTGCTCGACGACGTCGATGCCGCGGCGTTCGGCGCCGCCTGGCGCGAAGCGGTCGTCCGGCCGCCGACGGCCCGGCACCGTGTCCTGGTGGCGCTCGAGACCGGCCGGGTGGTCGGGTTCGCGGCCACCGCGCCGTCGGAGGACCCCGACGCGCAACCGGCAGACGGCGAGGTCGTCGCGTTCCACATCGACCCCGAGGCCCTCGGCGAGGGCCACGGCTCCCGGCTGCTGTCCGCCGTCGCGGACACCCTGCGCGCGGACGGGTTCACCCGCGCCCGCATCTGGCTGGTGGTCGGCGACGACGCCCTGCGCGGCTTCCTCGAGCCGGCCGGCTGGGCGCCGGACACCGCACACCGCACCCTCGACCTGACCGGCGACGGCAGCGCCACGCTGCGGCAGGTGCGGCTGCACACGGACATCACTGCCGAACCGTCCGGAGCGGAGGCGTCGTGA
- a CDS encoding nitric oxide synthase oxygenase, producing MATEGTHHHPGLPDVPIHSVDLSEAEDFFRLHAAENPHAPDAGERFSQALIEFGRRGIFSHTAEELEFGARVAWRNANRCIGRLYWRSLVVRDRRHVRDAEGVAAECVEHLRVATNGGRIRPVLTLFAPDQPGRPAPRLRNSQLVRYAGYLGLESVVGDPSQADFTRWVESLGWTGKGSDFDVLPLAVETPDEGVQLFDLPDDAVLEVELTHPELPWFADLELRWHAVPAISSMPLRIGGITYPTAPFNGWYMGTEIGSRNLVDPDRYAKMPEIGRRLGLDVDNDRSLWKDRVLVEVNRAVLHSFDRAGVKIADHHQESAMFMAFVDKERRAGRVPHAEWSWVVPPMSGSALPVYHQYYDESVELPGFLPGAGWTPPAGEPAGCPHHVSSGA from the coding sequence GTGGCCACTGAAGGAACGCACCATCACCCGGGCCTTCCAGACGTGCCGATCCACTCCGTCGACCTCAGCGAAGCCGAGGACTTCTTCCGGCTGCACGCGGCTGAGAACCCTCATGCTCCCGACGCCGGCGAGCGCTTCAGCCAGGCGCTGATCGAGTTCGGCCGCCGCGGCATCTTCAGCCACACCGCCGAGGAGCTGGAATTCGGCGCCCGGGTGGCCTGGCGCAACGCCAACCGCTGCATCGGACGGCTCTACTGGCGCAGCCTCGTCGTCCGTGATCGCCGGCACGTGCGCGACGCCGAGGGGGTGGCCGCCGAGTGCGTCGAGCACCTGCGGGTCGCCACCAACGGCGGACGCATCCGCCCGGTCCTCACGCTCTTCGCTCCCGACCAGCCGGGCCGGCCGGCACCGCGGCTGCGCAACAGCCAGCTCGTCCGGTACGCCGGCTACCTCGGCCTGGAGTCCGTCGTCGGCGACCCGTCACAGGCCGACTTCACCCGCTGGGTCGAGAGCCTCGGCTGGACCGGCAAGGGCAGCGACTTCGACGTGCTGCCGCTGGCCGTCGAAACCCCGGACGAAGGCGTCCAGTTGTTCGACCTCCCGGACGACGCCGTCCTGGAGGTCGAGCTGACCCACCCCGAGCTCCCGTGGTTCGCCGACCTCGAGCTGCGGTGGCACGCGGTGCCGGCCATCTCCTCGATGCCGCTGCGCATCGGCGGCATCACCTACCCGACGGCGCCGTTCAACGGCTGGTACATGGGGACGGAGATCGGCTCGCGCAACCTGGTCGACCCCGACCGCTACGCCAAGATGCCCGAGATCGGCCGGCGGCTCGGCCTGGACGTCGACAACGACCGCTCGCTCTGGAAGGACCGGGTGCTGGTCGAGGTCAACCGGGCGGTCCTGCACTCGTTCGACCGGGCCGGCGTCAAGATCGCCGACCACCATCAGGAGTCGGCCATGTTCATGGCGTTCGTCGACAAGGAACGGCGAGCCGGCCGCGTCCCGCACGCCGAATGGTCCTGGGTGGTTCCGCCGATGTCCGGTTCGGCGCTGCCGGTCTACCACCAGTACTACGACGAGTCGGTCGAACTGCCCGGCTTCCTGCCCGGCGCGGGCTGGACGCCCCCGGCGGGTGAACCGGCCGGCTGCCCCCACCACGTCAGCAGCGGGGCGTAG
- the paaA gene encoding 1,2-phenylacetyl-CoA epoxidase subunit PaaA: MAGSDEHEAAFNAIVDGDGRIEPRDAMPEAYRKTLIRQMAQHAHSEIIGMQPEGNWISRAPSLRRKAILLAKVQDEAGHGLYLYAAAETLGVSRDHLLDLLHTRRQKYSSIFNYPTLTWADVGAIGWLVDGAAITNQVPLTRCSYGPYARAMVRICKEESFHQRQGFEALLALTRGSAAQKAMAQDALDRWWYPSLAMFGPPDAASTHTDQSLRWGIKRFGNDELRQRFVDMTAPQADVLGLAIPDPNLRWNPERGHYDFTEPDYDELFRVIKGDGPCNRQRMEHRVAAHTEGAWVREAAAAYAAKQAKRAEQAGAAA; the protein is encoded by the coding sequence ATGGCGGGTAGTGACGAGCACGAGGCGGCGTTCAACGCGATCGTCGACGGCGACGGGCGCATCGAGCCGCGTGACGCGATGCCGGAGGCCTACCGGAAGACGCTGATCCGGCAGATGGCCCAGCATGCGCACTCCGAGATCATCGGGATGCAGCCGGAGGGCAACTGGATCAGCCGGGCGCCCAGCCTGCGCCGCAAAGCGATCTTGCTGGCCAAGGTGCAGGACGAGGCCGGCCACGGGCTGTACCTCTACGCCGCCGCCGAGACGCTCGGGGTGTCGCGAGACCACCTGCTCGACCTCCTGCACACCCGCAGGCAGAAGTACTCGTCGATCTTCAACTACCCGACCCTCACCTGGGCCGACGTCGGCGCCATCGGCTGGCTGGTGGACGGCGCGGCCATCACCAACCAGGTGCCGCTGACCCGCTGCTCCTACGGCCCGTACGCGCGGGCCATGGTGCGGATCTGCAAGGAGGAGTCGTTCCACCAGCGGCAGGGGTTCGAGGCTCTGCTGGCACTCACCCGCGGCTCGGCGGCCCAGAAGGCGATGGCCCAGGATGCCCTGGACCGCTGGTGGTACCCGAGCCTGGCCATGTTCGGCCCACCCGACGCCGCATCCACCCATACCGACCAGTCCCTGCGGTGGGGCATCAAGCGCTTCGGCAACGACGAGCTGCGGCAGCGGTTCGTCGACATGACCGCCCCGCAGGCCGACGTCCTGGGCCTCGCCATCCCCGACCCGAACCTTCGCTGGAACCCTGAACGCGGCCACTACGACTTCACCGAGCCCGATTACGACGAGCTCTTCCGGGTCATCAAGGGCGACGGTCCGTGCAACCGGCAGCGCATGGAGCACCGGGTGGCAGCGCACACCGAGGGCGCCTGGGTGCGCGAGGCCGCGGCGGCGTACGCGGCGAAGCAGGCCAAGCGCGCCGAGCAGGCGGGGGCAGCCGCATGA
- the paaB gene encoding 1,2-phenylacetyl-CoA epoxidase subunit PaaB, with protein sequence MSTESPLWEVFVRARRGLSHVHAGSLHAPDAAMALRNARDVYTRRNEGVSIWVVPSAQITASSPEEKDAFFDPAADKVYRHPTFYEIPAEAKHL encoded by the coding sequence ATGAGCACCGAATCGCCCCTCTGGGAGGTCTTCGTCCGGGCCCGGCGCGGACTGTCGCACGTGCACGCCGGCAGCCTGCACGCACCGGACGCGGCGATGGCGCTGCGCAATGCCCGCGACGTCTACACCCGCCGCAATGAGGGCGTCTCCATCTGGGTGGTCCCGTCCGCACAGATCACCGCCAGCAGCCCGGAGGAGAAGGACGCGTTCTTCGACCCGGCCGCCGACAAGGTCTACCGGCACCCGACGTTCTACGAAATCCCGGCGGAGGCGAAGCATCTGTGA
- the paaC gene encoding 1,2-phenylacetyl-CoA epoxidase subunit PaaC — MNEPLVDYSLRLGDDSLVLAQRLGEWVARAPELEEDVALANIALDLLGQARTLLTYAGQVEGAGRDEDALAYWRDDRDFRNVLLAELPNGDFAVTMARQLMVSAYQYELYDRLRASADETLAAIAGKAVKEVHYHRDHATQWVLRLGDGTDESRRRMVAGLEAVWPYTDELFDTDDVTDLLSTDAVAVDPASLRDPWRAYVGGVLAEAGLEPPDDVPARRGGRHGLHTEQLGYLLAEMQHLHRSHPGASW, encoded by the coding sequence GTGAACGAACCGCTGGTCGACTACAGCCTGCGGCTGGGCGACGACTCCCTGGTGCTGGCCCAGAGGCTGGGGGAGTGGGTGGCCCGGGCGCCGGAGCTGGAGGAGGACGTCGCGCTGGCCAACATCGCGCTGGACCTGCTGGGGCAGGCGCGCACGCTGCTCACCTACGCCGGCCAGGTGGAGGGCGCCGGCCGCGACGAGGACGCGCTGGCCTATTGGCGCGACGACCGCGACTTCCGCAACGTTCTGCTGGCCGAGCTGCCCAACGGCGACTTCGCGGTGACGATGGCCCGGCAGCTGATGGTCTCCGCCTACCAGTACGAGCTGTACGACCGGCTGCGGGCCAGCGCGGACGAGACGCTCGCGGCCATCGCCGGCAAGGCGGTCAAAGAAGTCCACTACCACCGCGACCACGCCACCCAGTGGGTGCTCCGGCTCGGCGACGGCACCGACGAGAGCCGCCGCCGCATGGTCGCCGGCCTGGAGGCCGTCTGGCCCTATACCGACGAGCTGTTCGACACCGACGACGTCACCGACCTGCTGAGCACCGACGCCGTCGCCGTCGACCCGGCCTCCCTACGCGACCCCTGGCGTGCCTACGTCGGCGGCGTCCTGGCCGAGGCTGGACTGGAACCGCCCGACGACGTACCGGCCCGCCGCGGCGGACGCCACGGTCTGCACACCGAGCAGCTGGGCTACCTGCTGGCCGAGATGCAGCACCTGCACCGATCGCACCCGGGGGCGTCATGGTGA
- the paaD gene encoding 1,2-phenylacetyl-CoA epoxidase subunit PaaD, which yields MVTATLTPDAVREVVAVVPDPELPMVTIEQLGILRGVRVSEAGHVTVDITPTYSGCPAMDAIRADIVAALASAGIDDVEVRLVLAPAWTTDWITEEGREALRRHGIAPPGPPGRVSIAFSVRCPHCGSPATRELSRFGSTACKALWVCTDCQEPFDHVKAL from the coding sequence ATGGTGACCGCGACGCTCACCCCCGACGCCGTCCGCGAGGTCGTCGCGGTGGTGCCCGACCCGGAACTGCCGATGGTCACCATCGAGCAGCTCGGCATCCTGCGCGGCGTCCGCGTGTCCGAGGCGGGCCACGTCACCGTCGACATCACGCCGACGTACTCCGGCTGCCCGGCCATGGACGCGATCCGGGCCGACATCGTCGCCGCACTGGCCTCGGCCGGCATCGACGACGTCGAGGTGCGGCTGGTGCTGGCGCCGGCCTGGACCACCGACTGGATCACCGAGGAGGGGCGCGAGGCGCTGCGACGACACGGCATCGCCCCGCCCGGGCCTCCCGGCCGGGTCAGCATCGCCTTCAGCGTCCGCTGCCCGCACTGCGGCTCGCCGGCCACCCGCGAACTGTCCCGCTTCGGGTCCACCGCGTGCAAGGCGCTGTGGGTCTGCACCGACTGCCAGGAACCGTTCGACCATGTGAAGGCGCTGTGA
- the paaE gene encoding 1,2-phenylacetyl-CoA epoxidase subunit PaaE, which translates to MTTATETLRPARRHSVVHRLRVADVERLTDDAVAVTLDVPPELAADYEFAAGQHLNVSLPGGDGVRRSYSICSPAGSGVLRFAVKRLPGGAFSEHALATLAAGDELDVMTPAGRFTPSFDPAQARHYTAVAAGSGITPVMSIAATALAVEPHSEVTLLYGNRTSSSVMFLDELADLKDRFPDRFRVLHALSREPGTTHLLSGRLDAERLARLIDHLLPPDTVDEWYLCGPYDMITAARSVLAGHGVDRAHVHAELYHVGDAPPAPRPQARPVPAHCEVTAVLDGRRSDVVLDDPDETVLEAVLRARNDAPFACKGGVCGTCRAKVLAGEVTMERHYALEDDEIAAGYVLTCQSHPTTPTLEVDYDA; encoded by the coding sequence GTGACGACGGCCACCGAGACCCTGCGCCCAGCGCGCCGGCACTCCGTCGTCCACCGGCTGCGGGTGGCCGACGTGGAGCGGCTCACCGACGACGCGGTCGCGGTCACCCTCGACGTCCCGCCGGAGCTGGCCGCCGATTACGAGTTCGCCGCCGGCCAGCACCTCAACGTGTCCCTGCCCGGCGGCGACGGCGTCCGGCGCAGCTACTCGATCTGCTCGCCGGCCGGTTCCGGCGTGCTGCGGTTCGCGGTGAAACGGCTGCCCGGCGGCGCGTTCTCGGAGCACGCGCTCGCGACACTCGCCGCCGGCGACGAACTGGACGTCATGACGCCGGCCGGCCGGTTCACGCCGTCGTTCGACCCGGCGCAGGCCCGGCATTACACGGCCGTCGCGGCCGGCAGCGGAATCACCCCGGTCATGTCCATCGCGGCGACGGCGCTGGCCGTCGAGCCGCACAGCGAGGTGACGCTCCTCTACGGCAACCGCACGTCGTCCTCGGTGATGTTCCTCGACGAACTGGCCGACCTCAAGGACCGGTTCCCGGACCGGTTCCGGGTCCTGCACGCGCTGTCGCGGGAGCCCGGCACCACGCACCTGCTGTCCGGTCGCCTGGACGCCGAGCGACTCGCGCGTCTGATCGACCACCTGCTGCCGCCGGACACCGTCGACGAGTGGTACCTCTGCGGCCCCTACGACATGATCACCGCGGCCCGGTCCGTGCTGGCCGGGCACGGCGTCGACCGCGCGCACGTGCACGCCGAGCTCTACCACGTCGGCGACGCGCCCCCGGCGCCGCGCCCGCAGGCCCGGCCCGTCCCCGCACACTGCGAGGTCACCGCGGTCCTCGACGGCCGCCGCAGCGACGTCGTCCTCGACGACCCGGACGAGACCGTGCTCGAAGCGGTCCTGCGCGCCCGCAACGACGCGCCGTTCGCCTGCAAGGGCGGCGTCTGCGGCACCTGCCGGGCGAAGGTCCTGGCCGGCGAGGTCACCATGGAGCGCCACTACGCCCTGGAGGACGACGAGATCGCCGCCGGCTACGTCCTCACCTGCCAGTCGCATCCCACCACGCCCACCCTCGAGGTCGACTACGACGCCTGA
- a CDS encoding PrsW family intramembrane metalloprotease has translation MTPVLARHQPWSRQQRRRVLWPVLGLVLATICAVVVIWLAVGDLEPSTVAVATLFALLPVVVVVGAFLWLDRWEPEPGRTLLAAFVWGAGVATLGALLVNSLVAVTYGEFTSSVVSAPFAEEALKGAFLVALLWRHRHELDGVVDGIVYAGLVAAGFAFVENILYLGRAFDVAAIDGYSVFVVRGLLSPFAHPLFTVFIGIAVGIAVRRRGRVSRALLPIVGYLLAVGLHALWNASALWDDGQGFLAVYVVVMVPMFATMIGIALWQRRREQRIVAAVLPRFVEAGWIPWYEVDLLSTMRSRRRWTRSMRAGYGRAAARAVRAYQIAVTELAFLVTRIEHGLTDEHAGDWQAELLDAVAETRSQAVALTSAGR, from the coding sequence ATGACGCCCGTCCTCGCCCGCCACCAGCCGTGGAGCCGGCAACAGCGCCGCCGTGTGCTCTGGCCGGTCCTCGGTCTCGTGCTCGCCACGATCTGCGCCGTCGTCGTCATCTGGCTCGCCGTCGGTGACCTCGAACCGTCCACCGTGGCCGTCGCGACCCTGTTCGCGCTGCTGCCGGTCGTCGTGGTGGTCGGCGCCTTCCTGTGGCTCGACCGCTGGGAACCGGAACCGGGTCGCACCCTGCTGGCGGCGTTCGTGTGGGGAGCCGGGGTCGCCACGCTCGGTGCGTTGCTGGTGAACTCGCTGGTCGCCGTCACCTACGGCGAGTTCACGTCGTCGGTCGTGTCCGCGCCGTTCGCCGAGGAAGCGCTCAAGGGTGCGTTCCTGGTGGCGCTCCTGTGGCGGCACCGGCACGAGCTGGACGGCGTCGTCGACGGCATCGTCTACGCGGGGCTGGTCGCCGCCGGGTTCGCCTTCGTCGAGAACATCCTGTACCTCGGGCGGGCGTTCGACGTCGCGGCCATCGATGGTTACAGCGTCTTCGTCGTGCGCGGGCTGCTGTCGCCGTTCGCGCACCCGCTGTTCACCGTCTTCATCGGCATCGCCGTGGGCATCGCCGTGCGCCGGCGCGGCCGCGTGTCGAGGGCACTGCTGCCGATCGTCGGGTACCTGCTGGCCGTCGGGCTGCATGCGCTGTGGAACGCCTCGGCGCTGTGGGACGACGGGCAGGGGTTCCTCGCCGTCTACGTCGTCGTCATGGTGCCCATGTTCGCCACCATGATCGGCATCGCGCTGTGGCAGCGCCGCCGGGAACAGCGGATTGTCGCCGCCGTGCTGCCGCGTTTCGTCGAGGCCGGCTGGATTCCCTGGTATGAGGTGGACCTGCTGTCCACCATGCGCAGCCGGCGCCGCTGGACCAGATCCATGCGCGCCGGCTACGGCCGGGCGGCAGCCCGCGCGGTGCGGGCGTACCAGATCGCGGTGACCGAGCTGGCGTTCCTGGTCACCCGCATCGAGCACGGCCTGACCGACGAGCACGCCGGCGACTGGCAGGCCGAGCTGCTGGACGCCGTCGCCGAAACCCGCTCCCAGGCCGTCGCGCTGACCAGCGCCGGACGGTGA
- the dapA gene encoding 4-hydroxy-tetrahydrodipicolinate synthase, translating into MPDELFTLAAATSGAPASAPFGRVLTAMVTPFLDDGGLDVEGTAALAEKLVDDGCDGLVLSGTTGESPTTSDAEKDLILRTVLDAVGSRAKVIAGVGTNDTRHTSELAQAAQKAGAHGLLVVTPYYSKPPQEALYQHFTAVASASDLPVMLYDIPARSGVAIETETLVRLAGHERIVAVKDAKGDVFASSEVMARTGLAYYSGDDALNLALLAHGAVGVVSVVSHVAAREYAQMVRAVDSGDLRRALGLHRRLIPAVRGIMTRTQGAIMAKAAVQLLGVVQNRTVRSPLIPATDEQVALLRSDLAEAGLA; encoded by the coding sequence ATGCCCGACGAGCTGTTCACCCTCGCCGCCGCCACCTCCGGCGCGCCCGCGTCCGCACCGTTCGGACGCGTCCTGACCGCGATGGTCACCCCGTTCCTCGACGACGGTGGCCTCGATGTCGAGGGGACGGCCGCGCTGGCGGAGAAGCTCGTGGACGACGGCTGCGACGGCCTGGTGCTCAGCGGGACGACGGGGGAGAGCCCCACCACGTCCGACGCCGAGAAGGACCTGATCCTGCGCACCGTCCTCGACGCGGTCGGGTCCCGAGCGAAGGTGATCGCCGGCGTCGGCACCAACGACACCCGGCACACCAGCGAGCTGGCCCAGGCCGCCCAGAAGGCCGGCGCGCACGGCCTGCTCGTCGTCACGCCGTACTACAGCAAGCCGCCGCAGGAGGCGCTGTACCAGCACTTCACCGCGGTCGCGTCGGCGTCCGACCTGCCGGTGATGCTCTACGACATCCCCGCCCGAAGCGGCGTGGCCATCGAGACCGAGACGCTGGTCCGGCTGGCCGGACACGAGCGCATCGTCGCGGTCAAGGACGCCAAAGGCGACGTCTTCGCTTCATCGGAGGTCATGGCCCGCACCGGCCTGGCCTACTATTCCGGGGACGACGCGCTCAACCTCGCGCTGCTCGCCCACGGCGCGGTCGGCGTGGTCAGCGTCGTGTCGCACGTCGCGGCCCGCGAGTACGCCCAGATGGTCCGCGCCGTCGACTCCGGAGACCTGCGGCGGGCCCTCGGCCTGCACCGCCGTCTCATCCCCGCCGTGCGCGGCATCATGACCCGAACCCAAGGAGCCATCATGGCGAAGGCCGCAGTTCAGCTGCTCGGCGTCGTCCAGAACAGGACCGTCCGCTCGCCCCTCATCCCCGCCACCGACGAGCAGGTCGCGCTACTGCGCTCCGACCTCGCCGAGGCGGGGCTCGCATGA
- a CDS encoding ribonuclease J: MSHPHPELPSPPPLEPNALRVVPLGGLGEVGRNMTVFEHGGRLLVVDCGVLFPEDNQPGVDLILPDFEYIRDRLDDIEAIVLTHGHEDHIGAVPFLLREKADIPIVGSRLTLALVEAKLKEHRINAYQLQVREGQTERFGPFEVEFLAVNHSIPDALALAIRTPAGVVLHTGDFKMDQLPLDGRLTDLNGFARLGDAGVDLFMVDSTNAEVPGFTPHERDIADVLDGVFARAPRRVVVASFASHVHRVQQVLDVAVSHGRKVAFVGRSMVRNMGIARDLGYLTVPGGTLVDLKSIDNLPPQEVVLMSTGSQGEPMAALSRIANRDHPAIRIEDGDVVVLASSLIPGNENAVSRVINGLTREGATVVHKGNAQVHTSGHAAAGELLYAYNLVKPRNVMPIHGETRHLYANAEVAVRAGVPRKRVALAEDGVVVDLVDGVARVVGSVPCGYVYVDGSNVGGVAEASLKDRRILGEEGFISVVVVVDSVTGKVTGGPEIHARGFAEDDSVFDDIRPELVTAVEKAAEGGNADSYQLQQTIRRTVGRWVGGRLRRRPMIIPVVVES; encoded by the coding sequence ATGAGCCATCCGCACCCCGAACTGCCCTCGCCCCCGCCGCTGGAGCCCAACGCGCTGCGCGTCGTCCCGCTGGGCGGGCTGGGCGAAGTAGGCCGCAACATGACGGTCTTCGAGCACGGCGGGCGGCTGCTGGTCGTCGACTGCGGCGTGCTGTTCCCCGAGGACAACCAGCCCGGCGTCGACCTCATCCTCCCGGACTTCGAGTACATCCGCGATCGTCTCGACGACATCGAGGCGATCGTGCTAACGCACGGCCACGAGGACCACATCGGCGCGGTGCCGTTCCTGCTGCGCGAGAAGGCCGACATCCCCATCGTCGGGTCGCGGCTCACGCTCGCCCTGGTCGAGGCGAAGCTCAAAGAACACCGCATCAACGCCTACCAGCTGCAGGTGCGCGAGGGCCAGACCGAGCGGTTCGGCCCCTTCGAGGTCGAGTTCCTCGCCGTCAACCACTCCATCCCGGACGCGCTGGCGCTGGCCATCCGCACGCCGGCCGGCGTGGTCCTGCACACCGGCGACTTCAAGATGGACCAGCTGCCGCTCGACGGCCGGCTCACCGACCTCAACGGCTTCGCCCGCCTCGGTGACGCCGGCGTCGACCTGTTCATGGTCGACTCCACCAACGCGGAGGTGCCCGGTTTCACCCCGCACGAGCGCGACATCGCCGACGTGCTCGACGGCGTGTTCGCGCGGGCGCCGCGGCGTGTCGTCGTCGCCTCGTTCGCCAGCCACGTGCACCGGGTCCAGCAGGTGCTCGACGTCGCGGTGTCCCACGGCCGCAAGGTTGCCTTCGTCGGCCGCTCCATGGTGCGCAACATGGGCATCGCCCGCGACCTCGGCTACCTCACCGTCCCGGGCGGCACCCTCGTCGACCTCAAGAGCATCGACAACCTGCCGCCACAGGAGGTCGTGCTGATGTCCACCGGCTCGCAGGGCGAGCCGATGGCGGCGCTGTCGCGCATCGCCAACCGCGACCACCCGGCCATCCGCATCGAGGACGGCGACGTCGTCGTGCTCGCGTCGTCGCTGATCCCGGGCAACGAGAACGCCGTGTCCCGGGTCATCAACGGCCTGACCCGCGAGGGTGCCACCGTCGTCCACAAGGGCAACGCCCAGGTGCACACCTCCGGCCATGCCGCCGCCGGCGAGCTGCTCTACGCGTACAACCTCGTCAAGCCGCGCAACGTCATGCCCATCCACGGCGAGACCCGGCACCTGTACGCCAACGCGGAGGTCGCCGTCCGCGCCGGCGTGCCGCGCAAGCGCGTCGCACTGGCCGAGGACGGCGTCGTGGTCGACCTCGTCGACGGCGTCGCCCGGGTGGTCGGCTCGGTGCCGTGCGGTTACGTCTACGTCGACGGCTCCAACGTCGGCGGGGTGGCCGAGGCGTCGCTGAAGGACCGGCGCATCCTCGGCGAGGAAGGCTTCATCTCGGTCGTGGTCGTCGTCGACTCCGTGACCGGCAAGGTCACCGGTGGACCGGAAATCCATGCCCGCGGCTTCGCCGAGGACGACAGCGTGTTCGACGACATCCGGCCCGAGCTCGTGACCGCCGTCGAGAAGGCGGCCGAGGGCGGCAACGCCGACAGCTACCAGCTGCAGCAGACCATCCGCCGCACCGTCGGCCGCTGGGTCGGCGGACGGTTGCGACGGCGGCCCATGATCATCCCGGTCGTCGTGGAGTCGTGA